The Paenibacillus sp. JQZ6Y-1 DNA window TTGCCGCTGTATACGAGACTCATGCCGTACACATTGCCATGCAGCTCATTTGCTCCCTTTTCTAGCAGCGCAATAAATGGGTTATGCTGGTGACTGCTTGATCCGCGCTTGCTCTCTACACGCTGCAATCCCGGTGCCAGCTTGCGGTAGTGCATATGCCGCTCACGCACCCATGCACCCGATAGATGTAGAAGTTCAAAATCCGCATTGCCAAAGTCCACACTTCCGCTCAGTGCACGCTCCACAGATACTGTCTGTTTGCCATGGTTCACAATGCGTGCCGAACGCGTAATAGCATTGAGTTCATGGAACACGGTATAGGACAGCACTGCTTCCAGACCAGTCAGCTCATCCTTGAGCGTCAACTCCAGCGTATCCGCTTCGCTCTCCTGCTCCACATAGGTCGCTGGCAATCCATCCAGACGCGGCTTACCAGCAAAGATTCGATGCCCTGCATAATGCAGATCACTAACAGTCGAGCCATTTTCCAGTGCAATCTCAAATGCAGGCTCGCGGTAATCCCCACGTCCATACCCCGGAAATTCCTGTGGCAATGTATCAAATGAAAACGTACGATCCTCGCTATGATAATTGGGGCTGAACGAGCAACGTTCAATCCGGTGCAGCAAGCTTCCAATCGAAGACTGACGCAGACGTGGACCCCAGTATAAGTGAGCCGGATGCAGATTATGAATCAGTTGAATTACATAACTTGTCGTGTTGGTTTGTAGATGAAAGGTTTGCTGCTGTTCATTGTACAGAATAGGCATGAATGGTTCCTCCCGAATCCTCTAAAATCAGACTATAACGCTTACATTTTTATTGTACTGGATCTGTCGACAAAAAAAATGGCATGATCCATTCATTTCATGTATCCTTGCGTTCATTTGTATCGGTATAATGGATAAATATCCATTATCGGAACAGACCCGAAGGAGGAAACAGAATGGCCCTCAGCGTGCTCGACGAACTTCAGTTGCAATACCGACAGCTGTCCGCCAAGGAGAAGGAAATTGCCGACTATGTGATGCGCAATAAGCATTCGATTCAAAACATCAATATTCGTGACCTGTCGGCGCTGACCCATGCGTCGATGTCGACGATCACCCGCTTTTGCCGCAAGATCGGCTTTGCCAACTTTGTCGATTTCAAAATCAATCTCAACCGCGAGGCAGCCCAGCCGCGCGACGAGATGAACGTATTTGCCCAAACGCAGCATATTTATAACGAAATCATCAACGCTACCGCCGAAATGATTCAACCAGAGCTGGTGCAGCAGGTCGTTGATCGTATCAAGCAAGCGCGTCGGGTGTACGTCTACGGCGTCGGTAGCTCTAGCCTGTCCGCGCTGGAATTTAAATATCGGTTGATGCGCATGAATATTACGATTGATGCAATCAGCGATTCGCATATGATGCGGATGAATGCCGCATTAATGGATGAACAGGATGTGGTGATTGGATTGTCTAACTCCGGTCATACTGATGAAGTCACCTTTGGACTGCGCACGGCGCGTGAGCAAGGTGCGTATACGATCGGTATTACCAACTTCGACCATACCCCGTTTACCGAGACAATTGATCTGTGTCTGTTCACGCCGGGATTGCAGCGGGTGGGGGATGTTCAGTTTGTGAATAGCCAGCTGGCGATTATTTATGTGTTGGATATGATCTCGATGCTGCTGCTGGAGGATGAGCATATGCAAGCCGCTCGGCAGCAGACGCTGGATGCGTTGTATGGGACAGAGAAGGAATAGAGTTCAAGTCCGCCAGTCACAATTTCAAATAAGCACCTAGCAAAAAGAGCTAACTCCGCGCAGGGATGTCAGCTC harbors:
- a CDS encoding MurR/RpiR family transcriptional regulator, with the protein product MALSVLDELQLQYRQLSAKEKEIADYVMRNKHSIQNINIRDLSALTHASMSTITRFCRKIGFANFVDFKINLNREAAQPRDEMNVFAQTQHIYNEIINATAEMIQPELVQQVVDRIKQARRVYVYGVGSSSLSALEFKYRLMRMNITIDAISDSHMMRMNAALMDEQDVVIGLSNSGHTDEVTFGLRTAREQGAYTIGITNFDHTPFTETIDLCLFTPGLQRVGDVQFVNSQLAIIYVLDMISMLLLEDEHMQAARQQTLDALYGTEKE